One segment of Rhodospirillaceae bacterium DNA contains the following:
- the cas2 gene encoding CRISPR-associated endonuclease Cas2 yields MWIMVLFDLPVIEPKERKAATDFRNFLKDQGFEMAQFSVYVRYTSGKEAVETLTKKVESVLPSGGKVDILQFTDKQYENIVSFRGQSREPQRKNPEQLVFF; encoded by the coding sequence ATGTGGATAATGGTGCTGTTCGACCTGCCCGTGATCGAGCCTAAAGAGCGCAAGGCCGCCACGGATTTTCGGAATTTTTTAAAGGATCAGGGGTTCGAAATGGCCCAATTCTCCGTCTATGTGCGCTATACTTCCGGCAAGGAGGCGGTAGAGACGCTGACCAAAAAGGTTGAATCCGTGCTGCCATCCGGGGGCAAGGTGGATATCCTGCAATTCACCGACAAACAATATGAGAACATTGTCAGTTTTCGAGGGCAAAGCCGTGAACCACAACGAAAAAACCCGGAACAACTCGTGTTTTTCTGA
- a CDS encoding subtype II CRISPR-associated endonuclease Cas1, whose protein sequence is MIGRIVEVATDGVHLSTDRGFMKLSREREPLGQVALDDIAALVVHGHGATFSANLAARLAARGAPMIICGSNHAPVAFLLPIDGHFEQGLRIQAQAEASKPVHKRLWRDLVKAKITAQADALDVAGERPGALRSLARQVRSGDPDNIEARAARRYWPLMMGQAFKRDRGRGGTNAFLNYGYMVLRAATARSILAAGLHPSLSIHHKSRGEALRLADDLMEPFRPFVDLAARRLAAEGREALDRDAKAALAAVTTMDLQGPQGASPLQTCLDRLALSLAQVYLGERKKLEFPGSPLPLSATAS, encoded by the coding sequence ATGATCGGGCGCATCGTCGAGGTGGCGACCGATGGCGTGCACCTCTCGACCGACCGCGGGTTCATGAAACTGTCCAGAGAGCGCGAGCCCCTTGGCCAGGTGGCGCTCGACGACATCGCCGCGCTGGTCGTCCACGGCCATGGGGCAACTTTTTCGGCCAATCTTGCCGCCCGGCTCGCCGCGCGCGGCGCCCCCATGATTATCTGCGGATCAAACCATGCGCCGGTTGCCTTTCTCCTGCCCATCGACGGACATTTTGAACAGGGCCTGCGCATACAGGCCCAGGCGGAAGCCTCAAAGCCTGTGCACAAGCGCCTCTGGCGCGATCTCGTCAAGGCTAAGATTACTGCCCAGGCGGATGCCCTGGACGTTGCCGGCGAGCGGCCCGGCGCGCTGCGCAGCCTCGCTCGCCAGGTACGCTCGGGCGACCCGGACAACATCGAGGCGCGGGCGGCACGGCGCTATTGGCCATTGATGATGGGACAAGCCTTCAAGCGCGACCGTGGCCGTGGCGGCACCAACGCGTTCCTGAACTATGGCTATATGGTGCTGCGCGCGGCGACGGCGCGCTCCATCCTCGCCGCCGGTCTGCATCCGTCGCTTTCCATTCATCACAAAAGCCGGGGGGAAGCCCTGCGCCTTGCCGATGACCTCATGGAGCCCTTCCGCCCTTTCGTCGATCTTGCAGCCCGGCGGCTTGCGGCAGAGGGGCGCGAGGCACTGGACCGCGACGCCAAGGCGGCGCTTGCCGCCGTGACGACAATGGACCTTCAGGGGCCGCAGGGCGCCTCGCCCCTGCAAACCTGCCTCGACCGCCTGGCTTTGTCGCTGGCGCAGGTCTATCTCGGCGAACGCAAAAAGCTGGAATTCCCCGGGTCACCGCTGCCGCTTTCGGCGACGGCATCGTAA
- the cas9 gene encoding type II CRISPR RNA-guided endonuclease Cas9 produces MAWRLGLDLGTNSLGWAALKLDGQGRPTGLIASGVRIFSDGRNPKDKQSLAVMRRLPRQQRRRRDRYLKRRSEFMERLIEHGLMPKDPAERKRLEKFDPWYLRVRGLDEKLSLHELGRALFHLQQRRGFKSNRKTDKGAEDEKGKIKSAAENVKTVMKNAGARTLGEYLAKPRVKNPKDFETRKAARKAAHEAAQEHPVRARLQGSGAKAFYDFYPTRDMIAQEFDTLWKAQKKFHDAALSDAARDALRNTLLFQRKLKSQPVGKCSLDPSEKRAPHALPSVQRIRIYQEVNHLNVRLPGEAERNLTLEERDSLVAWALAHQKLEFQKARKLLKLPDEARFNLESERRKHLDGDKTAAVLANNNRWGPGWRKIPAEAQEEIVKRLLEEENEKTLVDWLMAEHSLSAEAAEKVANAPLPAGHGRLGRTATRRVLAELERAVITYDAAKEAAGYDDLDFDGEVFDALPYYGEVLERHVAFGTGEPADLPEKRVGKIANPTVHVALNQLRRVINTLIKALIKRYGRPTEIVVELARNLPLSAKGKSELERQQRDNQDANDKRRAILEEQKLSDTYENRLRLRLWEELNPANPLTRRCPYTGEQIGIERLFTDEVEIDHILPFSRTLDDGIGNKTVSMRIANRVKGQKTPYEAFASSPEGFDWPAIKARAANLPNNKSWRFGPDAMARYDNEERDFLARQLNETRYLSLLAKTYLLRTGADVWVTPGRLTADLRWTWGLNSVLAGHNLEEAADPAKNRNDHRHHAIDAIVVALTDRGLLQRVATEAARAEENFDRRLLAGLKEPWRNFREDVRTSINRITISHKPDHGVEGALHEETAYGIVRDPLTGEPRLATRKPVTSLTAAEVKRIGDLGIRKTLMERTKGLEKKELQAELERCVKETGTHRVRVHKVEADYKVIRHGKNGEYKAVIPGENYCIDIIETPDGKWRGYGVTRFDANRKDWTPPWKRDHPDARPIMRVRKNDLLRLEKDGREQVMRVIRLAPSANCFYLALHKEGGELEKRHKDSEDSFRWDFANFSKLKDRCARLVHVDPAGRVFDPGPPR; encoded by the coding sequence ATGGCATGGCGTTTGGGACTGGATCTGGGGACGAATTCACTCGGCTGGGCGGCGCTTAAACTAGACGGTCAAGGCCGGCCAACCGGTTTGATCGCATCGGGCGTGCGCATCTTTTCGGACGGGCGCAATCCAAAAGACAAGCAGTCGCTCGCCGTCATGCGTCGGCTGCCCCGCCAGCAACGCAGGCGGCGTGACCGTTATCTCAAGCGGCGCTCTGAATTCATGGAGCGCCTGATCGAACACGGCCTGATGCCGAAGGACCCGGCTGAACGAAAGCGGCTCGAAAAGTTCGACCCCTGGTACTTGCGTGTACGCGGCCTTGACGAGAAACTTTCCCTCCACGAACTCGGCCGGGCGCTGTTCCACCTTCAGCAACGCCGAGGCTTCAAGTCGAACCGCAAGACAGACAAGGGCGCCGAGGATGAAAAGGGCAAGATCAAATCTGCGGCGGAAAACGTAAAAACGGTAATGAAAAACGCGGGCGCGCGAACCCTTGGCGAATATCTCGCCAAACCGCGCGTTAAAAATCCGAAAGATTTCGAAACTCGCAAAGCCGCTCGCAAAGCTGCTCACGAAGCCGCACAGGAACACCCGGTTCGGGCGCGGCTTCAGGGTTCCGGCGCCAAGGCATTTTACGACTTTTACCCCACCCGTGACATGATCGCGCAAGAGTTTGACACGTTGTGGAAAGCGCAGAAAAAATTTCATGACGCGGCGCTGTCCGATGCCGCGCGGGATGCGCTTCGCAACACCCTTCTCTTTCAGCGGAAGTTAAAATCCCAGCCGGTCGGCAAATGTTCGCTTGATCCTTCCGAGAAACGCGCGCCGCATGCCCTGCCCTCGGTCCAGCGCATCCGTATCTATCAGGAGGTTAATCATCTGAACGTGCGGCTGCCCGGCGAGGCTGAGCGCAACCTGACCCTGGAGGAACGTGATTCTCTTGTCGCATGGGCCCTCGCACATCAGAAGCTTGAATTTCAGAAGGCGCGCAAGCTCTTGAAACTGCCGGACGAGGCGCGTTTCAATCTGGAAAGCGAACGCCGCAAGCATCTCGACGGCGACAAGACCGCCGCCGTCCTCGCCAACAATAATCGCTGGGGACCGGGGTGGCGAAAAATTCCGGCCGAGGCCCAGGAAGAGATCGTCAAGCGTCTGCTCGAAGAGGAAAACGAAAAAACACTCGTTGACTGGCTTATGGCCGAACATAGCCTTTCCGCCGAAGCCGCCGAGAAGGTCGCCAACGCGCCCTTGCCGGCCGGACATGGGCGACTGGGCCGCACCGCCACGCGCCGGGTTCTGGCCGAACTGGAACGCGCCGTGATTACCTATGACGCCGCCAAGGAGGCGGCGGGCTATGACGACCTTGATTTCGACGGCGAGGTGTTCGACGCGCTGCCCTATTACGGCGAGGTGTTGGAACGTCATGTCGCGTTCGGCACGGGCGAGCCCGCCGACTTGCCTGAAAAGCGCGTCGGCAAGATCGCCAACCCGACCGTGCATGTCGCGCTCAACCAGCTTCGGCGTGTCATCAATACGTTGATAAAAGCGTTGATAAAACGTTATGGCCGCCCGACCGAAATCGTGGTCGAACTCGCCCGCAATCTGCCGCTGTCCGCCAAGGGTAAATCGGAACTCGAACGACAGCAAAGGGACAACCAGGATGCCAACGACAAGCGCCGCGCCATCCTTGAAGAACAGAAACTATCCGATACTTACGAAAACCGCCTGCGCCTGCGTCTTTGGGAGGAGCTAAACCCGGCTAATCCGCTCACCCGGCGTTGCCCCTATACCGGCGAACAGATCGGCATCGAGCGGCTGTTCACCGATGAAGTGGAGATCGATCACATTTTGCCGTTCTCGCGCACCCTTGACGATGGCATCGGCAACAAAACCGTCTCGATGCGCATCGCCAATCGCGTCAAGGGGCAGAAAACACCTTATGAAGCCTTTGCTTCCTCGCCAGAAGGTTTCGACTGGCCAGCAATAAAGGCGCGGGCCGCCAATCTACCAAATAACAAAAGCTGGCGCTTTGGGCCGGACGCCATGGCGCGCTATGACAACGAAGAGCGGGACTTCCTCGCCCGCCAGCTTAACGAGACGCGCTACCTCTCCCTCCTGGCCAAGACCTACCTTCTACGCACGGGCGCGGATGTCTGGGTGACGCCGGGCCGGTTGACAGCCGATCTGCGCTGGACCTGGGGGCTTAATTCGGTGCTCGCGGGTCACAATCTGGAAGAGGCGGCGGACCCGGCAAAGAACCGCAACGACCACCGCCACCATGCCATCGATGCCATCGTCGTGGCGCTGACCGACCGTGGCCTGCTGCAACGCGTCGCCACGGAAGCGGCACGTGCGGAAGAAAATTTCGACAGACGCCTGCTGGCAGGGCTGAAGGAGCCATGGCGGAATTTCCGCGAAGATGTCCGGACCTCCATCAACCGCATCACCATTTCCCACAAACCGGACCACGGCGTAGAAGGCGCGCTGCATGAGGAAACGGCCTACGGGATCGTTCGGGATCCTCTAACGGGGGAACCGCGGCTCGCAACCCGCAAGCCCGTGACTTCGCTCACGGCGGCGGAAGTCAAGCGCATCGGCGATCTTGGGATCCGCAAGACATTGATGGAACGCACCAAAGGACTTGAAAAAAAGGAGCTTCAGGCCGAACTCGAACGCTGCGTCAAGGAAACCGGTACACACCGTGTGCGCGTCCATAAGGTCGAGGCGGACTACAAGGTCATCCGCCACGGGAAGAATGGAGAATACAAGGCCGTCATCCCCGGCGAGAACTATTGTATCGATATCATCGAAACGCCGGACGGGAAGTGGCGCGGCTATGGCGTGACGCGGTTCGATGCAAACCGGAAGGACTGGACGCCCCCATGGAAACGCGACCACCCCGATGCGCGCCCGATCATGCGGGTCCGGAAGAACGATCTGCTCCGGCTTGAGAAGGACGGACGCGAGCAGGTGATGCGGGTCATCCGCCTCGCACCAAGTGCGAATTGTTTCTACCTAGCCTTGCATAAAGAAGGAGGGGAACTGGAAAAACGCCATAAGGATTCAGAGGATTCCTTTCGTTGGGATTTCGCGAACTTCAGCAAACTCAAAGACCGCTGCGCGCGCCTCGTCCACGTCGATCCCGCCGGGCGCGTCTTCGATCCGGGGCCGCCCCGATGA
- the modA gene encoding molybdate ABC transporter substrate-binding protein, which translates to MWKMSLSIRRTFTKARMQKGIFCVFALVVLCIPGTLLAEAPERVITPVTVYAPTSLTNVLQVVSERFAAKGLGAVLVTFASSAELEKRVSKGAPVDLLITDRPEWKEALAAYGITPTGKTSEIRGNGLVFITRKNSSIQLGIPLGLHITKNLKDRTITIGEPDNVPAGSYAREALSQLELWEALTPNFLFASDVREALTLVERGQADAGIVYATDALISDRVKVIAVIPATTHAPIRYHLVPIGTRTEPAVTNFYHFLREPEVEKIFKRFGFHPS; encoded by the coding sequence ATGTGGAAGATGTCCTTGTCGATCCGAAGAACCTTTACAAAAGCTAGAATGCAAAAGGGCATCTTTTGCGTTTTTGCACTCGTGGTGCTGTGCATTCCCGGCACGCTTCTCGCGGAAGCACCAGAAAGAGTGATAACGCCGGTTACCGTTTACGCGCCCACAAGCCTTACCAACGTGCTGCAAGTCGTTTCCGAGCGTTTTGCTGCAAAGGGTTTGGGGGCGGTGCTGGTCACCTTTGCCTCCAGTGCCGAGCTTGAGAAGCGGGTTTCAAAAGGTGCGCCGGTTGATCTTCTGATTACGGACCGGCCGGAGTGGAAAGAGGCTCTTGCCGCTTACGGCATCACGCCCACCGGCAAAACCTCGGAAATACGTGGCAACGGGCTGGTTTTCATCACCCGCAAGAACAGTTCCATTCAGCTCGGCATTCCGCTTGGCCTCCACATCACGAAGAACCTGAAAGACCGGACGATCACCATCGGCGAGCCGGACAACGTGCCCGCCGGAAGCTATGCCCGCGAGGCGCTTTCGCAGCTTGAACTGTGGGAAGCGTTGACGCCCAACTTTCTTTTCGCAAGCGACGTGCGCGAAGCCCTTACCCTGGTCGAACGCGGCCAGGCGGATGCCGGCATCGTCTATGCGACGGACGCGCTGATCAGCGACCGGGTGAAAGTGATCGCCGTCATCCCGGCAACGACCCATGCGCCCATCCGTTACCACCTTGTTCCCATTGGCACACGCACAGAACCGGCGGTGACGAATTTCTACCACTTTCTGCGCGAGCCGGAAGTCGAGAAAATCTTTAAACGTTTTGGCTTTCACCCGAGCTAG
- a CDS encoding phosphoribosyl-AMP cyclohydrolase, producing the protein MPSAWDDALPEILETVLFDQNGLVPAIAQQDGTGEVLMMAWMNREAIKKTLATGQVHYWSRSRKQLWRKGESSGQTQTLIDFRLDCDGDTVLVTVEQKGVACHTGRQSCFFRAVRGGKLENVEDVLVDPKNLYKS; encoded by the coding sequence ATGCCAAGCGCATGGGACGATGCTTTGCCAGAAATTCTGGAAACCGTCCTTTTCGATCAAAACGGTCTTGTCCCGGCAATCGCCCAACAAGACGGCACGGGCGAGGTTCTGATGATGGCGTGGATGAACCGCGAAGCGATCAAAAAGACCCTTGCGACCGGCCAGGTCCATTATTGGTCGCGATCCCGCAAGCAATTGTGGCGAAAGGGCGAGTCATCCGGGCAAACCCAGACGCTGATCGACTTTCGTCTGGATTGCGACGGCGATACGGTGCTTGTAACCGTCGAACAAAAAGGGGTGGCCTGCCATACCGGCAGGCAAAGTTGTTTTTTCCGCGCGGTGCGCGGGGGAAAACTCGAAAATGTGGAAGATGTCCTTGTCGATCCGAAGAACCTTTACAAAAGCTAG
- a CDS encoding zinc ABC transporter substrate-binding protein: MPLLKVFNVLSVLVVFGLAIQPVKATPPAVTAPPAVVAPPAVAVSIPPLHSLVAAVMEGIGKPALLSPGGTSPHRAMLRPSTARHLAEADLVFWVGPELENFLETPLKRLSEKSGAKIIALLHAPGIFRREARHLHRDTDSESHNPDANYQLDPHFWLDPENAIRIVAIVAEQLGEANPERTAIYRQNRDRTIARLRALDLEIRRKLAPLAGIPYLVFHDSYAYLEGRYDLGPSQAVAIDPERRAGPRRIVALRRKITENAFRCLFHEPQFTAPILARLREGSDISTAPLDPLGSGLTPSPDLYFQMMQTNATSLQNCLMPARDG, from the coding sequence ATGCCGTTATTAAAAGTCTTTAATGTTCTTTCTGTTTTGGTCGTTTTTGGCCTAGCCATCCAACCGGTCAAAGCCACACCGCCCGCTGTGACTGCGCCACCCGCCGTGGTCGCACCACCCGCTGTGGCCGTCAGCATCCCCCCCCTGCATTCCCTTGTCGCCGCCGTCATGGAGGGGATCGGAAAACCGGCTCTTCTCAGCCCCGGCGGCACCTCCCCTCACCGCGCGATGCTACGCCCATCGACCGCCAGGCACCTCGCAGAGGCAGATCTTGTCTTCTGGGTCGGGCCGGAACTGGAGAATTTTCTGGAAACGCCCTTAAAGCGTCTGTCGGAAAAATCTGGGGCCAAAATCATAGCCCTTCTGCACGCACCGGGCATATTCCGCCGTGAGGCGAGGCATCTGCATCGGGATACCGACAGCGAATCTCACAATCCGGACGCAAATTACCAATTGGACCCCCATTTCTGGCTCGACCCGGAAAACGCAATCCGGATTGTGGCAATCGTCGCCGAACAGCTTGGTGAAGCGAACCCGGAACGGACGGCCATCTATCGGCAAAATCGCGACAGGACAATCGCAAGGCTGCGCGCCCTGGACCTGGAAATACGGCGAAAGCTTGCCCCCCTCGCCGGCATCCCGTACCTCGTTTTTCACGATTCCTATGCCTATCTTGAAGGGCGTTATGACCTCGGCCCGTCGCAAGCCGTCGCCATTGATCCCGAACGCCGGGCCGGCCCACGCCGGATCGTGGCACTTCGCAGGAAAATCACCGAAAACGCCTTTCGCTGCCTTTTCCACGAACCTCAATTCACCGCGCCTATCCTTGCGCGCTTGCGTGAGGGATCGGATATTTCCACCGCGCCGCTGGACCCGCTGGGAAGTGGTCTGACACCAAGCCCAGACCTTTACTTCCAGATGATGCAAACAAACGCCACGTCGCTGCAAAATTGCCTGATGCCCGCGCGGGACGGTTGA
- the metC gene encoding cystathionine beta-lyase — MKEDTRIVNAGRNPEENFGIVNPPIYRASTVTFPSLAALESFDKHPFDGVYYGRHGTPTTFALEAAIAELEGGDRSIAMASGLAAIAASLFAFLKAGDHLLVADSVYGPTRYFCDQVLARFGVETTYYDPLIGAGIKDLLRSNTKVVFVEQPGSLTFEVQDIPAIAKAAHEKGAVVILDNSWATPLYFKPFDHGVDVSIQAATKYIVGHADAMLGVITTLEPHFKTVRQTVASLGGCSAPEECYLALRGLRTLHIRLERHQKTARILCEWLKERREVARILYPALPEDPGHAIWKRDFTGAPGLFSFILRDRPKKAIAAMLDGMKLFAIGYSWGGYESLILPIYPETIRTATTWKEGPAIRIHAGLEDPDDLIQDLDEGFKRLNAAG; from the coding sequence ATGAAGGAAGACACGCGCATCGTCAATGCCGGGCGGAACCCGGAAGAAAATTTCGGGATCGTCAATCCACCGATCTATCGCGCCTCCACCGTGACCTTTCCAAGCCTTGCGGCGCTTGAATCCTTCGACAAGCACCCCTTCGACGGGGTCTATTACGGTCGCCACGGCACGCCGACGACCTTTGCGCTGGAAGCCGCCATCGCGGAGCTTGAAGGCGGCGATCGCAGCATCGCAATGGCGTCAGGCCTTGCCGCCATCGCCGCATCGCTTTTCGCCTTCCTCAAAGCGGGCGATCACCTTCTGGTTGCCGACAGCGTCTATGGGCCGACACGGTATTTTTGCGATCAGGTGCTGGCGCGCTTCGGCGTCGAAACGACCTATTACGATCCGCTTATAGGCGCCGGCATCAAGGATTTGCTGCGGTCAAACACGAAGGTCGTCTTTGTCGAGCAACCCGGATCGCTGACCTTCGAAGTGCAGGACATTCCTGCCATCGCCAAAGCAGCCCATGAAAAAGGGGCCGTCGTCATCCTGGACAACAGTTGGGCGACGCCGCTTTACTTCAAGCCGTTCGACCATGGCGTTGACGTTTCGATTCAGGCGGCGACGAAATACATCGTCGGCCACGCAGACGCCATGCTTGGCGTCATCACCACCCTTGAGCCACATTTCAAGACGGTCCGGCAGACGGTCGCCAGTCTGGGGGGCTGTTCGGCACCTGAAGAATGCTATCTGGCCCTGCGCGGCCTGCGCACGCTCCACATCCGCCTTGAACGGCATCAGAAAACGGCGCGCATCCTCTGCGAATGGCTGAAAGAGCGACGCGAAGTGGCGCGAATTCTTTATCCAGCCCTTCCCGAAGATCCGGGCCATGCCATCTGGAAACGCGACTTCACCGGTGCGCCGGGGCTTTTTTCCTTCATCCTCAGGGACCGTCCGAAAAAAGCCATCGCCGCCATGCTCGACGGCATGAAACTGTTCGCCATCGGGTATAGCTGGGGCGGCTATGAAAGCCTGATCCTCCCCATCTACCCAGAAACAATCCGAACGGCGACGACCTGGAAAGAAGGGCCTGCCATCCGTATCCATGCGGGGCTTGAAGACCCGGACGATTTGATTCAGGACCTCGACGAAGGCTTCAAGCGGCTAAACGCCGCTGGCTAG
- a CDS encoding sodium:dicarboxylate symporter, with product MPHTHATILLLLIVLGVLAGVVTGWFWGEDMLAVAWLGELFLNALKMLIIPLIVAAVISGVASLGDIRKLGRIGGITILYFVGTTAVAVVIGLVVVNLIQPGVGLDFEVQSLPEAVAAKREIGFTDILLSIVSPNLIASAAEMQLLPLIFFSILLSAALTTLGPVGEHVIGLFNGLNEALMKVVIWLMYFAPVGIFALVAARLGKAGGGDAFLAEVSAVGLHVVTVLSGLTIHFLFLVLLMIFVSGRGLGYLLGLMRALLTAFGTASSSATLPLTMECAREQAVDEKAIRFVLPLGSTVNMNGTALYEAAAAMFIAQAYGIDLGLGAQSLVFITATLAAIGAAGIPEAGLVTMVIVLTAVGLPLEGLGLLLAVDWFLDRFRTAVNVWGDATGAAIVHRFLPKPSSGGTS from the coding sequence ATGCCCCATACTCACGCCACCATTCTTCTTCTGCTGATCGTGCTTGGCGTTCTTGCCGGCGTCGTGACCGGCTGGTTCTGGGGAGAAGACATGCTTGCCGTTGCCTGGCTGGGCGAACTTTTTCTGAACGCGCTGAAGATGCTGATTATTCCCCTGATCGTCGCTGCCGTCATCAGCGGCGTGGCTTCCCTGGGCGACATAAGAAAATTGGGGCGTATTGGCGGCATTACCATTCTTTACTTTGTCGGCACGACGGCGGTGGCGGTGGTCATCGGGCTTGTCGTCGTCAATCTCATTCAGCCCGGCGTTGGGCTTGACTTCGAAGTACAAAGTCTGCCCGAAGCGGTCGCGGCGAAAAGGGAAATCGGCTTTACGGACATCCTGCTTTCCATTGTGTCGCCGAATTTGATCGCGTCCGCCGCAGAAATGCAGCTTCTGCCCCTGATCTTCTTTTCCATCCTGCTTTCCGCCGCCCTGACAACGTTGGGGCCGGTTGGCGAGCATGTCATCGGGCTTTTCAACGGGTTGAACGAAGCGTTGATGAAGGTGGTCATCTGGCTGATGTATTTTGCGCCGGTTGGTATCTTCGCCCTTGTCGCTGCGCGCCTTGGAAAGGCAGGGGGTGGGGATGCGTTTTTAGCCGAGGTGAGCGCCGTCGGCCTTCATGTCGTGACCGTGTTGAGCGGGCTGACGATCCATTTTCTCTTTCTGGTGCTGCTGATGATCTTTGTAAGCGGCCGGGGGTTGGGCTATCTGCTGGGCCTGATGCGCGCGCTTCTGACGGCGTTCGGCACGGCCAGTTCGTCGGCGACCCTGCCGTTGACGATGGAATGCGCGCGCGAACAGGCGGTGGACGAAAAAGCGATCCGCTTCGTCCTGCCGCTGGGAAGCACGGTCAACATGAACGGCACCGCCCTTTATGAGGCGGCGGCGGCGATGTTCATTGCCCAGGCCTATGGCATCGATCTTGGGCTGGGGGCCCAGAGTCTGGTTTTCATCACCGCCACCCTTGCCGCCATCGGTGCCGCCGGCATTCCCGAGGCAGGCCTGGTGACGATGGTCATCGTGTTGACGGCCGTGGGGTTACCCCTGGAGGGGCTTGGGCTTTTGCTTGCGGTTGACTGGTTCCTCGACCGCTTCCGCACGGCGGTGAACGTCTGGGGCGACGCGACAGGGGCGGCGATTGTTCACCGGTTTTTGCCGAAGCCCTCCTCCGGTGGCACGTCTTAG
- a CDS encoding 3-mercaptopyruvate sulfurtransferase has translation MDYINHDSVISTAKLAEQLHAPDIRIVDGTNQFPDPDLDPMKEYSKGHIPGAVFFDTGEIADTQSPYPNMLPSPEKFTSRVSALGLGDGCRIVVYDAAGLISAARVWWMFRFFGHKDVAVLDGGLPKWIREGRAIDDAHVTPGRRHFTACINNLLVRDTDQILANLDSHDEQVVDTRSAERFHGKVPESRPGLRAGHIPGSLNLPYPDILDPREKTLLPASELQRKFTDAGIDLKKPIVTSCGSGVTAGVVTLGLHLLGLEDVPVYDGSWSEWGSRNDLPIAT, from the coding sequence ATGGATTACATTAACCACGATTCCGTGATCAGCACGGCCAAACTGGCCGAACAACTCCACGCACCGGACATCCGGATCGTAGACGGCACAAACCAGTTTCCAGACCCGGACCTGGACCCCATGAAGGAATATTCGAAAGGGCACATTCCCGGTGCCGTCTTCTTCGATACCGGCGAGATCGCCGATACGCAAAGCCCTTATCCGAACATGCTTCCCTCGCCTGAAAAATTCACCAGCCGCGTCAGCGCGTTGGGCCTTGGGGATGGCTGCCGCATCGTCGTTTACGACGCCGCCGGTCTGATCAGCGCAGCGCGCGTGTGGTGGATGTTTCGTTTTTTCGGTCACAAGGACGTCGCCGTGCTGGACGGTGGCCTGCCAAAATGGATCCGTGAAGGCCGCGCCATTGATGACGCGCATGTTACCCCGGGCCGCCGCCACTTTACGGCCTGCATCAACAATCTTCTGGTGCGCGATACCGATCAGATTCTGGCCAATCTCGACAGCCATGACGAACAGGTCGTCGATACGCGAAGCGCCGAACGTTTCCACGGAAAAGTGCCGGAATCCCGTCCCGGCCTTCGCGCCGGCCATATCCCGGGCAGCCTCAACCTGCCTTACCCGGATATTCTCGACCCCAGGGAAAAAACGCTACTGCCCGCCAGTGAATTGCAACGCAAATTCACCGATGCCGGGATTGACCTTAAGAAACCCATCGTAACCAGCTGTGGCTCTGGGGTTACGGCAGGCGTCGTGACGTTGGGCCTGCATTTGCTGGGGCTTGAGGACGTCCCCGTCTATGACGGGTCCTGGTCCGAATGGGGCAGCCGGAACGATTTGCCGATCGCAACCTAA